The Dehalococcoidia bacterium genome includes a window with the following:
- a CDS encoding CoA transferase, with protein MASVLEKISVIELSHGIPGSFASKLLADFGASVIKVETPLHGDPLRRVGPFLHDLPGPDRSGVFLYLNTNKRGITLNVQSPTGAEMLKRLVRRADVFIESTSPGTLEPLGLGDDGLRTLNPRLVTVSVTPFGQTGPYRDYKLCDIAAYNVGGLSMVMPNPEGPQYAPLKAGGRLADMIAGINAANFAMAGLLTRRMTGEGTHVDVAEYETSIENMSRFLTQYSMDNEIPTWPREAFFAAGEAEPCNDGYAFLFFAPEHLFSRLARLIGKKEWADDPDYVVQHRRRAHWPEIETAIQAWTKDKTKYEVMHTAQAAGVPCAAVNTIADIESNAHVRARNILVEKDHPVVGPLRYPTGPFKLPATPYSLRRPAPMLGQHNDEVFCGELGYSRVELVKLRQAGII; from the coding sequence TTGGCGTCCGTTCTGGAGAAGATCAGCGTCATTGAGTTGTCTCATGGTATCCCCGGCTCCTTCGCCAGCAAATTGCTGGCGGACTTTGGCGCTTCCGTCATCAAGGTAGAAACACCCTTACACGGGGACCCGCTCCGTCGCGTCGGCCCCTTTCTGCATGATCTTCCCGGTCCCGACCGGTCCGGCGTCTTTCTCTATTTGAACACCAACAAACGCGGCATCACGCTGAACGTCCAAAGCCCCACGGGCGCGGAGATGTTGAAGCGGCTGGTGCGGCGGGCGGACGTTTTCATTGAGAGCACCAGTCCGGGAACTCTGGAGCCGTTAGGGCTGGGCGATGACGGACTGCGCACGCTCAACCCCAGGCTGGTCACGGTCTCCGTCACGCCCTTCGGCCAGACGGGGCCGTACCGCGACTACAAGCTGTGCGACATCGCCGCCTACAACGTGGGCGGCCTGAGCATGGTGATGCCAAACCCGGAAGGCCCCCAATACGCGCCCCTGAAGGCGGGCGGACGCCTGGCTGATATGATCGCGGGCATCAACGCGGCAAACTTCGCCATGGCGGGGTTGCTCACCCGGCGCATGACGGGCGAAGGCACTCATGTGGATGTGGCGGAGTACGAGACGTCCATCGAGAATATGAGCCGCTTCCTTACTCAGTATTCCATGGATAATGAGATTCCCACATGGCCGCGCGAGGCGTTTTTCGCCGCGGGCGAGGCCGAGCCGTGCAACGACGGTTACGCATTTCTTTTCTTCGCTCCAGAGCACCTGTTCTCACGGCTCGCCCGGCTGATCGGCAAGAAAGAGTGGGCGGACGACCCGGACTACGTGGTGCAGCACCGGCGCCGCGCCCACTGGCCTGAAATAGAGACGGCAATTCAGGCGTGGACGAAGGACAAAACGAAATACGAGGTCATGCACACCGCGCAGGCGGCGGGCGTGCCCTGCGCCGCGGTCAACACCATCGCTGACATCGAGAGCAACGCGCACGTCAGAGCCAGGAATATCCTGGTGGAAAAAGACCACCCGGTTGTCGGCCCGCTGCGATACCCCACGGGGCCATTCAAATTGCCCGCGACACCCTACAGCCTGCGCCGCCCGGCCCCCATGCTGGGCCAGCATAATGACGAAGTCTTTTGCGGCGAGTTGGGATACTCGCGGGTGGAACTGGTCAAGCTCCGACAGGCGGGGATTATCTAG
- a CDS encoding amidohydrolase/deacetylase family metallohydrolase: MYDLVITGGRVIDPSTEKDGVADVAITGGRIAKVGRNLAKEGARRIIDVKGKVVTPGLIDLHCHVFNGFGRFSSYVPDQAGVLSGVTTAVDAGTTGASTFKSLRDFVMPYAKTRIVPFLHVVPAGLAVIPELNREEDIQEDWALQVIEENKGLIRGVKIRFTGPYVRTAGVKAAKRARSIARQAKVPLMVHIGEQHERNVPVHTRAMLPVLEAGDILTHFATARNGGVMLNTKRPFPELLEAQKRGVVLDIGHGGNNLSFDVARRLLDAGVRPFSISTDMAGGNRMVCVFGLPDTLGKFLALGMSMPDVVRCATFNPAKALGMEKEIGTLRTGAAADVAVFDILEGHFEFQDAEGKKLHGDQAVIPVLTVRAGEVVSADWGPRPTGWVPPRVAPCC; this comes from the coding sequence ATGTACGATCTCGTTATAACGGGTGGGCGCGTCATTGACCCGTCAACGGAGAAGGACGGCGTGGCGGATGTGGCCATCACCGGCGGCAGGATCGCCAAGGTGGGACGCAATTTGGCCAAAGAGGGCGCCCGGCGAATCATTGACGTCAAGGGCAAGGTGGTCACGCCCGGCCTCATTGACCTGCACTGTCATGTGTTCAATGGTTTCGGCAGGTTCTCTTCCTATGTTCCCGACCAGGCGGGCGTCCTCTCCGGCGTGACCACGGCGGTTGACGCGGGCACGACCGGCGCCAGCACGTTCAAGAGCCTGCGCGATTTTGTGATGCCTTATGCCAAGACCCGCATCGTGCCATTCCTGCACGTTGTGCCGGCGGGGCTTGCCGTCATCCCTGAACTGAACCGCGAGGAGGACATCCAGGAGGATTGGGCGCTACAGGTCATCGAGGAAAACAAGGGCCTCATTCGCGGCGTGAAGATTCGTTTCACGGGGCCATATGTGCGCACGGCGGGCGTGAAGGCGGCCAAGAGGGCCAGGAGCATCGCCCGTCAGGCGAAAGTCCCGCTCATGGTGCACATTGGCGAGCAACACGAGAGGAACGTGCCTGTCCATACGCGAGCGATGTTGCCGGTGTTGGAGGCGGGAGACATCCTGACTCACTTTGCGACCGCTCGCAACGGCGGCGTGATGCTCAACACCAAGCGCCCGTTCCCTGAACTGCTGGAGGCGCAGAAGCGCGGAGTGGTCCTGGATATTGGACATGGTGGCAACAATCTTAGCTTTGACGTGGCGAGGCGGCTCCTGGACGCGGGCGTGCGCCCTTTCAGCATCAGCACGGACATGGCTGGTGGCAACCGCATGGTGTGCGTCTTCGGCCTGCCGGACACACTGGGCAAGTTCCTGGCGTTGGGCATGTCCATGCCTGACGTGGTGCGCTGCGCCACATTCAACCCCGCGAAGGCGCTGGGGATGGAGAAGGAAATCGGGACGCTGCGCACCGGCGCCGCCGCCGACGTCGCCGTTTTCGACATTCTGGAGGGGCATTTCGAGTTCCAGGACGCGGAGGGCAAGAAGCTGCACGGCGACCAGGCGGTGATACCGGTGCTCACGGTCCGCGCCGGCGAGGTGGTTTCCGCCGACTGGGGACCGCGGCCTACGGGCTGGGTGCCCCCTCGTGTGGCACCCTGCTGCTAA
- a CDS encoding ABC transporter substrate-binding protein has product MMPVHKTRQGLWTAGLYVLASVALFAAGCAPAAQPAPAPAASAALAAPAAPAAPAAAPTRAPATAPAAPAPTARPAAPTPAPATSQVKRGGTLRLVLPAEQPHWDPHRSTGSVEMWEYLGDYLVNFNPKDGAPVPELAEKWEFKDPQTLVLSIRKGVKFHNLAPSTGRELTADDVVWNLKRITRPGAQYIWKSSFEPVQSFTALDKYTVQIKLKFPFAPIVSYLRGTTFPTQPMIAAEVEEKLGGEDAYKDLTNARATGPFIIKSYVPSVSAEAVRNPDYWQQGKPYLDKVQMYVVGDMATVIAAYRAGKVDYGATSAAAMDVVAKNDLQRTNPNIKFAEVPDPYVVALVGHLQKKPFDDIRIRKAMFLALDRQEMVKIAVGGGGHISGPMSWKLFPGWTWSEQELLKREGFRPKNTPEGQADIAEAQRLMREAGYGPDKPLVVDAEGTTYIPFLNLTPTEIAKSELQKIYVNIRTIKIVDRTQWFDQDASGDFLFRTRGYNTPMEPDAQLYTRHHTGAGRNFQKLSDAQLDKLLEEQQRELDQVKRKDLVMKAQERLWNLYPQAWLLTRDAFFAQQPWVEMQPTPWRRWGDPAATWINR; this is encoded by the coding sequence ATGATGCCAGTGCATAAGACGAGACAAGGTCTATGGACCGCCGGCCTGTACGTGCTGGCCTCGGTGGCGCTCTTCGCCGCGGGGTGCGCCCCCGCCGCTCAGCCCGCGCCGGCTCCGGCAGCTTCCGCGGCCCTGGCGGCTCCCGCAGCGCCTGCGGCCCCTGCTGCGGCACCCACACGCGCGCCTGCGACAGCGCCCGCAGCTCCGGCGCCGACCGCCCGCCCGGCGGCACCGACGCCTGCCCCGGCCACGTCTCAGGTCAAGCGGGGTGGCACTCTTCGGCTGGTGCTTCCGGCGGAGCAGCCGCACTGGGACCCGCACCGCTCCACCGGCTCCGTGGAGATGTGGGAGTACCTGGGCGACTACCTCGTCAACTTTAACCCCAAGGATGGCGCTCCAGTCCCCGAGCTTGCGGAGAAGTGGGAGTTCAAGGACCCGCAAACCCTGGTGCTGTCCATCCGCAAGGGCGTGAAATTCCACAACCTGGCGCCGTCAACAGGCCGCGAACTCACGGCGGATGACGTGGTCTGGAATCTCAAGCGCATTACTCGGCCTGGCGCTCAATACATCTGGAAAAGCAGCTTCGAGCCGGTCCAGTCGTTCACGGCGCTGGACAAGTACACTGTCCAGATCAAGTTGAAGTTCCCATTCGCTCCTATCGTCAGTTACCTGAGAGGCACCACGTTCCCGACGCAGCCCATGATCGCCGCCGAGGTGGAGGAAAAGCTCGGAGGGGAGGACGCTTACAAGGACCTGACGAACGCCCGCGCGACAGGCCCGTTCATAATCAAGTCGTATGTGCCGTCCGTCAGCGCCGAGGCGGTGCGTAATCCGGACTACTGGCAGCAGGGCAAGCCGTATCTGGACAAGGTCCAGATGTACGTGGTGGGAGACATGGCCACGGTCATCGCCGCCTACCGCGCGGGGAAGGTGGACTACGGGGCCACGAGCGCCGCCGCCATGGATGTCGTCGCCAAGAATGACCTCCAGCGCACCAATCCCAACATTAAGTTCGCGGAAGTGCCGGACCCGTATGTCGTCGCTCTGGTCGGCCATCTTCAGAAGAAGCCCTTCGACGACATCCGCATCCGGAAGGCCATGTTCCTGGCCCTGGACCGGCAAGAGATGGTCAAAATCGCCGTGGGGGGCGGCGGACACATCAGCGGCCCCATGTCGTGGAAGCTGTTCCCCGGGTGGACATGGAGCGAGCAGGAGCTGTTGAAGCGCGAGGGCTTCCGGCCCAAGAACACTCCAGAAGGGCAGGCTGACATCGCGGAGGCGCAGAGGCTCATGCGCGAGGCGGGGTACGGCCCGGACAAGCCGCTGGTGGTGGACGCGGAGGGCACCACGTACATACCGTTCCTCAACCTGACGCCCACAGAGATCGCCAAGTCCGAGCTTCAGAAGATATACGTTAATATTCGGACCATCAAGATCGTGGACCGCACGCAGTGGTTCGACCAGGACGCCAGCGGGGATTTCCTGTTCCGCACTCGCGGGTACAACACCCCCATGGAGCCGGACGCACAGCTTTACACGCGCCACCACACGGGAGCGGGCCGCAACTTCCAGAAGCTCAGCGACGCCCAACTCGACAAGCTCCTAGAGGAGCAGCAGCGGGAGCTGGACCAAGTCAAAAGGAAGGACCTGGTGATGAAAGCTCAGGAAAGGTTGTGGAACCTGTACCCACAGGCGTGGCTGCTGACACGCGACGCATTCTTCGCCCAGCAGCCCTGGGTGGAGATGCAGCCGACTCCGTGGAGGCGCTGGGGTGATCCGGCCGCCACGTGGATAAACCGCTAG
- a CDS encoding MFS transporter: MTSPAPPATDQLWKRNLYALTAVVFLSATGFSSVAPLLPLFNQTLGVRDPNEAVFWAGVAHFAGAAGAFFSGPFWGTLADRYGRRTMLLRATVGGVIVLALTGLSPSVVFMVFMRFVHGTLTGVNTAASALAASQAPRERTAMALGSVQTAFFLGNMTGPVIGGVLADRFGYHVPFFVMSGVLFIDFLVAAFFVRERFVVSTHKGRGLNPLKDIQAVLQTQALLPLLVLLFASRFGGFSLSPVMAVFMQEMVFDRAATMAGVALGLVALASALSAAVIGRVVHPNQLLLVFVVASIAASGLFLPQFWLQSVVISAALFGLFGLCQGAMLTCTSSLVSNTAPRERQGAVFGVVQSATAFSYGTAGLTAGTLSVAFGVRATFVADAILFLLIAVGAGWLLKKRQGEPVV, translated from the coding sequence GTGACCTCTCCAGCGCCACCAGCCACCGACCAGCTCTGGAAGCGCAACCTCTACGCGCTGACGGCTGTGGTGTTTCTATCGGCGACGGGATTCAGCTCTGTCGCACCGCTGCTCCCTCTATTCAACCAGACGCTGGGCGTTCGCGACCCCAACGAGGCCGTGTTCTGGGCCGGCGTGGCCCATTTTGCCGGCGCTGCCGGCGCCTTTTTCAGCGGGCCATTCTGGGGCACACTGGCCGACCGGTATGGACGGCGCACCATGCTCCTGCGCGCCACCGTGGGGGGTGTCATCGTCCTTGCGCTTACCGGTCTGTCGCCCAGCGTTGTCTTCATGGTGTTCATGCGTTTCGTTCACGGGACGCTCACCGGAGTGAACACTGCCGCCTCCGCTCTGGCGGCGTCGCAGGCGCCTCGTGAACGCACTGCCATGGCCCTAGGCTCGGTCCAGACGGCCTTTTTCCTGGGGAATATGACCGGGCCTGTTATTGGAGGTGTTCTGGCAGACAGGTTCGGCTATCATGTTCCCTTCTTCGTGATGAGTGGTGTGCTCTTTATCGATTTCTTGGTCGCGGCGTTCTTTGTTCGAGAGAGATTCGTGGTTTCCACTCACAAAGGGCGTGGCCTCAACCCGCTGAAAGATATCCAGGCGGTCCTGCAGACACAGGCATTGCTACCCCTGCTCGTCCTTCTTTTCGCCAGCCGGTTTGGCGGCTTCAGCCTGAGTCCGGTAATGGCGGTGTTCATGCAGGAGATGGTGTTTGACCGAGCGGCTACGATGGCCGGGGTCGCGTTGGGACTGGTCGCCCTCGCGAGCGCCCTGTCTGCAGCCGTCATCGGACGTGTGGTCCACCCGAACCAGCTCCTGCTCGTTTTCGTGGTCGCATCCATCGCCGCGTCCGGTCTGTTCCTCCCCCAGTTCTGGTTGCAGTCAGTTGTCATATCCGCCGCGCTGTTTGGTCTGTTTGGCTTGTGCCAGGGCGCGATGCTGACATGTACAAGCTCTCTCGTGAGCAACACCGCACCTAGAGAGCGCCAGGGAGCCGTATTCGGAGTTGTCCAAAGCGCCACGGCGTTTTCATACGGGACGGCCGGCCTCACCGCGGGCACATTGAGCGTGGCCTTCGGTGTGCGGGCGACCTTCGTGGCCGACGCGATACTGTTCCTTTTGATCGCAGTGGGCGCGGGGTGGCTTCTCAAGAAAAGGCAGGGTGAACCCGTCGTTTAA
- the trxA gene encoding thioredoxin, with protein sequence MGRSKEITDIEFESEVIQSKTPVLVDFWAPWCGPCKMIEPVMEELAKEYEGKVRFTKVNVDENPLTASKFGIRAIPSILVFKGGKAVKQVVGAVPKGELKKYLEAVVA encoded by the coding sequence ATGGGCAGGTCCAAAGAAATCACCGACATCGAGTTTGAAAGCGAAGTCATCCAGTCCAAGACCCCTGTTTTGGTGGACTTCTGGGCGCCCTGGTGCGGCCCCTGCAAGATGATCGAGCCGGTTATGGAAGAGCTTGCCAAGGAGTATGAGGGCAAGGTACGGTTCACCAAAGTCAACGTGGACGAGAACCCCCTCACCGCCAGCAAGTTTGGCATTCGCGCCATCCCCTCTATCTTGGTGTTCAAGGGTGGCAAGGCCGTCAAGCAGGTAGTGGGGGCGGTGCCGAAAGGCGAGCTCAAGAAGTACCTGGAAGCTGTGGTGGCCTAG
- the plsX gene encoding phosphate acyltransferase PlsX has translation MKIALDAMGGDKAPGEIVRGGILAAEEFGVEVALVGVPSAIRAEIEKFNHPAASVSVVHAPDIIGMAESVMVALKQKPRSGIAVGLEMVKRGEASAFVSAGNTGAGMAAALMILDRLPGVLRPALAFVIPGFKGVGLLLDVGANPDCKPQNLVQFARMGSLYMEHMYKMSRPRVGLLSNGEEEEKGNRLVREAHKLLKTSGLNFVGNVESKDLLRGLADVVVTDGFTGNVVLKLGEGIAETLMASVKLAVESNIPALATAFIWSPPLLDVYKGYDFRKHGGVPLLGVNGHVILAHGRSDALAIKHAVRQAQLAAQGELLSAMRTALAKPEEEATEVSAKES, from the coding sequence ATGAAGATCGCCCTTGACGCAATGGGAGGCGACAAGGCCCCCGGGGAGATAGTCCGCGGCGGCATTCTCGCGGCGGAGGAGTTCGGTGTGGAGGTCGCCCTGGTCGGCGTGCCCTCCGCCATACGCGCTGAAATCGAAAAATTCAACCACCCCGCTGCGAGTGTCAGCGTGGTGCACGCGCCGGACATCATCGGCATGGCGGAGTCGGTCATGGTCGCGCTTAAGCAAAAGCCTCGTTCCGGCATCGCCGTGGGGCTGGAGATGGTAAAGCGCGGCGAGGCATCAGCCTTTGTGTCGGCGGGCAACACAGGCGCGGGCATGGCCGCCGCGCTCATGATACTCGACCGCCTGCCGGGGGTGCTGCGCCCCGCCCTGGCCTTCGTCATTCCAGGATTTAAGGGGGTTGGCCTTCTTCTGGACGTCGGCGCGAACCCCGACTGCAAACCCCAGAACCTGGTGCAGTTCGCCCGCATGGGCAGCCTCTACATGGAACACATGTACAAAATGTCCCGTCCTCGGGTGGGCCTCCTGTCGAACGGAGAGGAGGAGGAAAAGGGCAACCGTCTGGTCCGTGAGGCGCACAAGCTGCTCAAGACCAGCGGGCTGAACTTCGTCGGCAACGTGGAGAGCAAGGACCTGCTGCGCGGCCTGGCGGACGTGGTGGTCACCGACGGCTTCACGGGAAACGTGGTGCTGAAGCTCGGCGAGGGCATTGCCGAGACCCTCATGGCATCCGTCAAACTGGCGGTGGAATCAAATATACCCGCCCTGGCTACGGCTTTCATCTGGAGTCCACCCCTGCTCGACGTCTATAAAGGCTACGATTTCCGCAAGCACGGCGGCGTGCCTCTTCTGGGTGTGAACGGGCATGTCATACTGGCCCACGGGCGAAGCGACGCTCTCGCCATCAAGCACGCCGTCCGTCAGGCCCAGTTGGCGGCGCAAGGGGAGCTGCTGAGCGCGATGCGGACCGCCCTTGCGAAACCTGAAGAAGAAGCCACAGAGGTCAGCGCGAAGGAGTCATGA
- a CDS encoding M20 family metallopeptidase, with the protein MSEKTAPPMTALKKRMAAEVDGHKSALWALARRIHAHPEIGFQETRAAAWLTEFLERQGFRVQRGICDTPTAFKATYGKGRPIIGILAEYDALPKLGHACGHNIIATAAVGAGVAARHAVDAAGGAVVVFGTPAEEGGGGKVVMAERGAFRELDAAMMVHPAGEDRAGVLALACVTLEVEFFGRAAHAAAHPHLGINALDALVLAWNGLNALRQHLRDGSRVHGIITDGGEASNVIPAHAAASLMVRARDDILLDELLPKVLACFEGAARATGARLQHRWGSQRFAALRTNQALAELYAGNMMVLGRNVLPMSSEHPFSTDMGNVSALVPSIHPLLAIAPQGGASLHAPEFARAAVSPAARKGMLDGAKAMAMTVADLLTQPDALRRVRDEFLASG; encoded by the coding sequence ATGTCTGAGAAGACCGCACCCCCCATGACGGCGCTGAAAAAGCGCATGGCCGCCGAGGTTGACGGGCACAAGTCCGCGCTGTGGGCGCTGGCCCGTCGCATTCACGCGCACCCGGAGATCGGTTTTCAGGAGACGCGGGCCGCGGCGTGGCTGACGGAGTTCCTTGAGCGCCAGGGATTCCGCGTACAGCGCGGCATCTGCGACACGCCGACCGCGTTCAAGGCCACGTATGGGAAGGGCAGGCCTATCATCGGCATCCTGGCCGAGTACGACGCGCTCCCCAAGCTGGGACACGCATGCGGACATAACATTATCGCAACAGCCGCCGTCGGCGCGGGCGTGGCGGCGCGTCACGCCGTTGACGCGGCGGGCGGCGCCGTCGTCGTCTTCGGGACGCCCGCCGAAGAGGGCGGTGGCGGCAAGGTGGTCATGGCGGAGCGCGGCGCTTTTCGGGAGCTTGACGCCGCGATGATGGTGCATCCGGCCGGCGAGGACCGGGCCGGTGTCCTCGCTCTGGCATGCGTCACGTTGGAGGTGGAGTTCTTCGGACGGGCGGCCCACGCCGCCGCGCATCCGCATCTGGGCATCAACGCCCTGGACGCGCTGGTCCTGGCCTGGAACGGCCTGAACGCGCTCCGCCAGCACCTGCGCGATGGCAGCCGCGTGCACGGCATCATCACGGACGGCGGCGAGGCGTCCAACGTCATTCCCGCCCACGCCGCGGCAAGCCTGATGGTGCGCGCGCGCGACGATATCCTGCTGGACGAGCTGCTGCCCAAGGTGCTGGCCTGCTTCGAGGGCGCGGCCCGGGCCACGGGCGCCCGGCTCCAGCACCGCTGGGGGTCCCAGCGTTTCGCCGCCCTGCGCACCAACCAGGCCCTTGCCGAGTTGTACGCCGGCAACATGATGGTCCTGGGCCGCAATGTCCTCCCCATGAGTTCAGAGCACCCCTTCAGCACGGACATGGGCAACGTGAGCGCCCTGGTGCCGTCCATCCACCCTCTGCTCGCCATCGCGCCGCAAGGCGGGGCGTCGCTTCACGCCCCTGAGTTCGCGCGGGCCGCCGTCTCGCCCGCGGCGCGGAAAGGCATGCTGGACGGCGCCAAGGCGATGGCCATGACCGTCGCCGACCTGCTGACGCAGCCTGACGCGCTGCGGCGGGTCCGCGACGAGTTCCTTGCCTCCGGATGA
- a CDS encoding cysteine desulfurase family protein produces the protein MGKRVYMDHAATTPTDPRVVESMLPFFTNTFGNPSSVHGFGQEARKAVDESHETVAHVLGCAPQDVVFTSGGTESDNIAIKGAAHALRQSGDHIITSTIEHHAVLHSCQQLEQMGFKVTYLAVDKDGLVRLDDLERALTDRTTVVSIMMANNEIGTIEPVHDIVRVVKDRAKKVGHPIVVHTDAVQAWMLDLDVGKLGVDMLSLAAHKFFGPKGVGVLYFRKGTPFLAQQVGGGHERHRRAGTENVPGMVGAATALRLAAEGRESISSRCRMLRDRLMRGVFERVPGARLNGHPAQRLPHNAHFSFDGAEGESMVLGLDLQGIACSTGSACNSASPEPSHVLLGIGLTTELAAGSLRFTVGPENTEAEVDYVLDTLTGVISRLRSLAPQPRPAGR, from the coding sequence ATGGGCAAGCGCGTTTACATGGACCATGCCGCCACGACCCCGACGGACCCGCGCGTCGTGGAGAGCATGCTGCCATTCTTCACAAACACATTCGGCAACCCGTCGAGCGTCCACGGCTTCGGACAGGAAGCGCGGAAGGCCGTGGACGAGTCCCACGAGACGGTGGCGCATGTGCTGGGGTGCGCGCCCCAGGACGTCGTTTTCACGAGCGGCGGCACCGAGTCCGACAACATCGCCATCAAGGGCGCCGCGCACGCCCTGCGGCAGTCGGGCGACCACATCATCACGTCCACGATTGAGCACCACGCCGTCCTGCACTCATGCCAGCAACTGGAGCAGATGGGATTCAAGGTGACCTACCTGGCCGTGGACAAGGACGGGCTGGTGCGGCTGGATGACCTGGAGCGGGCGCTGACCGACCGCACAACCGTCGTCAGCATCATGATGGCGAACAATGAGATAGGGACCATCGAGCCGGTCCACGACATTGTGCGCGTGGTCAAGGACAGGGCCAAAAAAGTTGGGCATCCGATAGTAGTCCACACGGACGCAGTCCAGGCATGGATGCTTGACCTCGATGTGGGCAAGCTGGGCGTGGACATGCTGAGCCTCGCGGCGCACAAGTTCTTCGGGCCCAAGGGCGTCGGCGTTCTGTACTTCCGCAAAGGCACGCCCTTCCTGGCGCAGCAGGTCGGCGGCGGTCACGAGCGACACCGCAGGGCGGGCACCGAAAACGTCCCCGGCATGGTGGGCGCGGCGACGGCCCTGCGGCTGGCCGCGGAGGGCAGGGAGTCAATCAGCTCTCGATGCCGGATGCTCAGAGACAGGCTTATGCGCGGCGTCTTTGAGCGCGTGCCGGGCGCGCGGCTGAACGGCCATCCCGCCCAGCGCCTGCCGCACAACGCGCATTTTTCCTTCGACGGCGCTGAGGGCGAATCCATGGTACTGGGCCTGGACCTCCAGGGTATCGCCTGCTCCACGGGTAGCGCGTGCAACTCGGCCAGCCCGGAGCCTTCCCACGTGCTCCTGGGCATAGGCCTGACCACGGAGCTGGCGGCCGGGAGCCTGCGCTTCACCGTGGGGCCGGAGAACACCGAGGCCGAGGTGGACTACGTCCTGGATACTCTCACCGGGGTGATCAGCCGTCTCCGTTCCCTGGCCCCGCAGCCCCGCCCTGCGGGGCGGTAG